In the Besnoitia besnoiti strain Bb-Ger1 chromosome XII, whole genome shotgun sequence genome, one interval contains:
- a CDS encoding dynamin-related protein DRPB (encoded by transcript BESB_024240): protein MDGKREDVLARMAPGAGAALVAEGGKGAANGVKVESQMYQQLRKLINVVDELRDVGLQQFIQLPRICVVGTQSAGKSSVLEAIVGLDFLPRGDGVVTRRPLELRLVHLSEAEHDLNEAYAVFENDKETKIRDFQKVRQEIDRLTDQVAGKNKGIIDSPIVLTIYATQCPDLSLIDLPGITRVPLKGSDQSEDIEMLTRQMALRYAADPRTIILAVIPANVDMSTSDALQMARRVDPRGVRTIGVITKIDLMDRGTDAAKMLTGEEIPLRLGYTGVRNRSQADIREGKSVRECLEEEKTYFATHPTYRLLPPHLLGVHSLVDKLTKVLFRHIKNFLPEIKKEIAGKTRVVLDRLQELGDGVPMEASERAQLLWTAITDYVEIFKNTIRGKYDKRLQMYFDHQKDITGGSQIRTIFNELLEEFNDRKVTEDISDYEIDVAIRLHEGDSLPGFPSPDTFEYLILPYLKRIQAPVMECLDRVSQTLELLSQKIANRVFGRFPALAEKVLELSQEILIREREHTKVILQQIVDAETGYLFTNDAKYLAEHGSMISQEAQETGAGAFGAQSAAQGPVQLYGADGRPVQLGPDGKPIPPPTHAERAQQMLSSMQQSVSTMWSQSSRDKRKTVYSEQFIREIRRRLDSYFALVLRNVRDAVPKTIGFFLVRQLQEKLQFEIYNQLNDEKQFNELLGEPPHIMEERRALMSQLQTLKRASAVLQRDPTIAALNLDNVDETFDRDLRDLQRDASSRALPNLQAFTPQHGTPAAPHREAVNGFTQGPSVQRPNASSGSPPGSGAHGHDAGGGFSSGSAALVAAGSLPDKARSLAASAVFGEQKAGAASAAKHVFEKVKFQAANNPLFSD, encoded by the exons ATGGATGGGAAACGCGAAGATGTCCTGGCGCGGATGGCGccgggcgctggcgccgccctggTGGCTGAGGGAGGAAAAGGGGCGGCAAACGGCGTCAAAGTCGAGTCGCAGATGTATCAGCAACTGCGAAAGCTCATCAACGTTGTG GACGAGTTGAGGGATGTCGGCCTTCAGCAATTCATCCAGCTTCCACGGATTTGCGTCGTTGGGACGCAGTCAGCAG GCAAGAGCTCGGTCCTGGAGGCGATCGTCGGTCTCGACTTCTTGCCGCGAGGCGATGGAGTCGTcacgcgccggccgctggAGCTGCGTCTTGTTCATCTTTCCGAAG CTGAACACGACCTGAACGAGGCGTACGCGGTTTTCGAGAACGACAAGGAAACGAAAATCCGAGACTTCCAGAAGGTCCGACAGGAAATCGATCGCCTGACTGACCAGGTCGCCG GGAAAAATAAGGGTATTATCGACAGCCCAATTGTCCTGACCATCTACGCGACGCAGTGCCCAGATCTCTCGCTCATCGACTTACCAGGCATCACGCGCGTGCCGCTGAAAGGGTCCGACCAATCAGAGGACATCGAGATGCTGACTCGCCAGATGGCGCTGCG CTACGCGGCGGATCCGCGCACGATTATTCTCGCGGTGATTCCTGCGAACGTGG ATATGTCAACGTCTGACGCGCTGCAGatggcgcgccgcgtcgatccgcgcggcgtccgcacgATTGGCGTGATCACAAAAATCGATCTCATGGACCGAGGAACCGACGCTGCCAAGATGCTCACGGGGGAAGAAATTCCACTCCGACTCGGCTACACCG GTGTCCGCAACCGATCTCAGGCGGATATTCGCGAAGGCAAATCGGTGCGCGAGTGCCTCGAGGAAGAGAAGACTTACTTTGCGACGCATCCTACGTACCGCCTGCTCCCTCCGCATCTGCTCGGCGTTCACTCGCTCGTTGACAAACTTACCAAAGTCCTCTTCCGGCACATCAAGAACTTTCTGCCAGAAATCAAAAAGGAGATCGCCGGCAAAacgcgcgtcgtcctcgaccGTCTTCAGGAGCTCGGAGAC GGCGTGCCCATGGAGGCCTcggagcgcgcgcagctcctgtGGACGGCCATCACCGACTACGTGGAAATCTTCAAAAACACGATTCGCGGCAAATACGACAAGCGCCTCCAGATGTACTTCGATCAC CAAAAGGACATCACTGGAGGCAGTCAGATTCGAACGATTTTCAACGAGTTGCTCGAGGAGTTCAACGACCGGAAGGTGACGGAGGACATCAGCGACTACGAGATCGACGTCGCGATTCGTCTCCATGAAGGCGACTCGCTCCCGGGCTTTCCCTCGCCCGACACGTTCGAGTATCTCATTCTCCCCTACCTCAAGCGCATTCAGGCCCCCGTCATGGAGTGCCTCG ATCGCGTGTCGCAGACGCTGGAGTTGCTGAGTCAGAAGATCGCGAATCGGGTATTTGGTCGTTTTCCGGCGTTGGCGGAGAAGGTCCTGGAGCTTTCGCAGGAGATCTTGATCCGGGAACGGGAGCACACAAAAGTGATTCTGCAGCAGATCGTCGACGCCGAGACGGGCTATCTGTTCACCAACGACGCAAAATACCTCGCGGAGCACGGCAGCATGATCAgtcaggaggcgcaggagaccGGTGCGGGCGCGTTCGGCGCCCAGAGCGCCGCCCAGGGCCCCGTCCAGCTCTACGGCGCCGACGGTCGCCCCGTCCAGCTGGGACCTGACGGCAAACCGATTCCGCCCcccacgcatgcagagcgcgCTCAGCAGATGCTGTCCAGCATGCAGCAAAGCGTCTCGACTATGTGGTCTCAGAGCTCGAGGGACAAACGCAAAACGGTCTACAGCG AGCAATTCATTCGCGAGatccgccggcggctggaCTCTTACTTCGCGCTCGTCCTGCGCAACGTCCGCGACGCA GTCCCTAAGACGATCGGCTTTTTCTTGGTCCGCCAGCTGCAAGAGAAACTGCAATTCGAAATCTACAACCAACTCAACGACGAGAAGCAGTTCAACGAGCTCCTGGGCGAG CCGCCGCACATCATGGAGGAGCGTCGCGCCTTGAtgtcgcagctgcagacgctgaaGCGGGCGTCTGCGGTGCTGCAGAGGGACCCGACTATTGCAGCTCTGAATCTTGACAACGTCGACGAGACGTTTGATCGCGATTTGCGCGacctgcagcgcgacgcaAGCTCCCGCGCGTTGCCTAACCTACAGGCGTTCACTCCGCAACACGgaacgcccgccgcgccgcatcgCGAGGCTGTGAACGGCTTCACGCAGGGCCCCAGCGTGCAGAGGCCAAACGCAAGCAGCG GCTCGCCTCCTGGTTCCGGGGCCCATGGAcacgacgcgggcggcggcttcTCGTCGGGCTCTGCAGCCCtggtcgccgccggctcgcTGCCTGACAAGGCCCGaagcctcgcggcctccgccgtgtTTGGAG AGCAaaaggccggcgcggcgtctgcggcgaagcACGTCTTCGAGAAGGTTAAATTCCAG GCGGCGAACAACCCGCTGTTCAGCGACTAA
- a CDS encoding hypothetical protein (encoded by transcript BESB_024250): MEGFNLEGLDFEALDGAGQAAAPASAPERAAWSSARSGTSPDAASLAESIFSPATLTVRSPAALPGNETAFESRAPAANSCPLASCQRRVFDGAASSSLQTERQTHAALSVSQDGANAAAALADAHSAHAASAAGGKPRRQWSAFTRAASHAPAARKDSESAGARDGARGVRALGSAPPPAGRQWADGRAGVAPPAPQSRLGSSPAQCHSSQGVHARDASASFAASLATKVEESGGVARRLGPHVSAAEAPSSSRVRSWCSLGRGSTSMFSADTRAAGRNRQSQHSSQAQQHASFVSAQTNTESGPGRVPAVGAICKDGDDLGCLDISPEASARSWGSPFSAVLRSETKAQLSFSSHPDTARFSVGRKISGEENFLGLAARDSRPAPWGPSGLSDRRGREPLLQDAQAFGRSPVPRLFAGSSTPQRDAAASQPVFGAVSASRSRIRGCGLQVKPERRGVCTPQHGAQTARFDRSQAAERGVRFVGEGRTEANDADADDLQWDRADDEVLESKPKPSPRLAGPAGLLLSRMQQAETAKRLKTEGAASPNGGVNFGSLTGPNGAASLARRALFTPTSEEIECLDSDEEDAELERAPDLSRSVAWIKALFFAALPLDDFHLGIIATAPDSAAVSRSFLYRDNIASILSRVAPAAYKVAQLLAAVKVSFARPRSGDGTKNEEAEEALLHLLDPTGVMPAVVHSRAMASQPNLAAGSAMLLRDVTVFLSDCRLPCLAITQASIVRIFPPEDWTPALQAAFVTERDKELSESSTSEGSLSVSMGGGAPSVGAQTQGRARGGSRERPQSDSFADAQKTSQGSVPSSASRCDVKHEAELHACSKPAHGATSREAATQHVHMSPVEVDDVSSLIDDLETLEDPDAAAAPSVHASQGSPCAESANTSHAQSGASGLPTFALSPSNGGGGCSESADMNGRSIVFREGSAPRVERAAGDGGLPVSSVGMRTDGNELEAALQQAAMQSPTRRRNGECEAARRQLGAVEASPGFLGSQETHAAGAVAAGRGQAASCSESGAAIEAAANDPLVELLDILLDDPETGSL; encoded by the exons ATGGAAGGGTTCAATCTTGAGGGGCTAGATTTCGAGGCTCTGGATGGCGCAGGCCAGGCAGCTGCTCCTGCAAGCGCTCCAGAGCGAGCCGCGTGGAGTTCAGCGAGGAGCGGGACGAGCCCCGACGCGGCCTCATTGGCTGAGTCCATCTTTTCCCCGGCGACGCTCACGGTGCGTAGCCCGGCAGCCCTGCCTGGCAACGAGACGGCGTtcgagtctcgcgcgccagcggcgaacTCATGCCCGCTCGCCTCTTGCCAAAGGCGTGTCTTTgacggcgctgcgtcgtcctctctgcagaccgagcggcagacgcacgcagctCTCTCCGTGTCTCAGGACGGCGCCaacgcagcggccgcgcttGCTGACGCTCactccgcgcacgccgccagcgccgcaggggggaagccgcggcggcagtggTCCGCGttcacgcgcgccgcgagccacgcgcccgcagcgaggaaggacAGCGAAAGTGCAGGCGCCAGGGACGGCGCTCGAGGTGTACGTGCACTCGGCagtgcccccccccctgcgggGAGGCAGTGGGcagacgggcgcgcgggcgtgGCTCCACCGGCTCCACAGAGCCGGCTGGGCAGTTCGCCGGCGCAGTGTCATTCGAGTCAGGGAGTCCACGCGCGGGATGCGTCGGCTAGCTTCGCGGCGAGCCTAGCCACAAAAGTagaagagagcggcggagtcgctcggcgtctcgGTCCGCAtgtctctgctgccgagGCGCCATCATCTTCTCGGGTTCGCTCTTGGTGCAGCCTAGGAAGGGGCTCAACGTCGATGTTTTCGGccgacacgcgcgcggctgggcgcAACAGACAAAGTCAGCATTCGAGTCAAGCTCAGCAGCATGCAAGTTTTGTGAGTGCGCAGACAAATACAGAAAGTGGCCCTGGACGCGTCCCTGCCGTGGGCGCGATCTGCAAGGACGGTGACGACTTGGGGTGTCTAGACATCTCCCccgaggcgtccgcgcgatCCTGGGGAAGTCCTTTCAGCGCCGTGTTGCGGAGTGAAACGAAGGCCCAGCTGAGCTTTTCTTCGCACCCAGATACTGCGCGTTTTTCAGTTGGTAGGAAGATATCCGGAGAGGAGAATTTTTTGGGTCTTGCAGCGCGTGACTCGCGACCCGCTCCCTGGGGTCCGTCTGGGTTGAGCgaccggcgcggccgcgagcctctGCTTCAGGATGCGCAGGCGTTTGGTCGCTCTCCAGTCCCCAGACTCTTCGCAGGTTCCTCCACTCCGCAGCGTGACGCGGCTGCGAGCCAGCCGGTGTTTGGCGCAGTTTCAGCTTCCCGCTCGCGaatccgcggctgcggcctgcaggTCAAGCCGGAGCGGCGAGGTGTATGTACGCCGCAGCACGGGGCCCAGACGGCGCGCTTCGATCGAAGTCAGGCGGCGGAACGAGGAGTGCGATTCGTGGGCGAAGGGCGAACCGAGGCCaacgacgcggacgcagacgacTTGCAGTGGGACCGCGCAGACGATGAAGTCCTCGAAAGCAAACCGAAACCTTCACCCAGACTCGCGGGCCCTGCGGGCCTTCTGCtcagccgcatgcagcaggccGAGACTGCGAAGCGTTTGAAGAC agagggcgcggcttcgccgaaCGGAGGCGTAAACTTCGGGAGTCTCACCGGGCCCAACGgggctgcgtctctcgccaGAAGAGCGCTTTTCACTCCCACTTCAGAAGAGATCGAGTGCctcgacagcgacgaggaggacgcagagctcGAGAGGGCGCCAGACCTGAGCCGGAGCGTCGCGTGGATAAAGGCCCTattcttcgcggcgctgccgctcgacG ATTTTCATCTGGGTATAATCGCAACCGCCCCGGACTCCGCTGCGGTCAG CCGATCTTTTCTGTATCGAGACAACATCGCCTCCATCCtcagccgcgtcgcgccggcagcctaCAAG gtcgcgcagcttctcgcggcCGTCAAGGTCTCGTTCGCCCGTccgcgaagcggcgacggcaccAAGAATGAGGAGGCTGAGGAagcgctgctgcatctctTG GACCCCACCGGCGTGATGCCCGCCGTCGTCCACAGTCGGGCGATGGCCTCCCAGCCGAACCTTGCCGCAGGCTCCGCAATGCTTCTGCGCGAC gtCACGGTCTTTCTTTCGGACTGCCGTTTGCCTTGCCTCGCGATCACGCAGGCGAGCATCGTGCGC ATCTTCCCGCCGGAAGACTGGACtcctgcgctgcaggcggccttCGTCACCGAGCGAGACAAAGAGCTG AGCGAGTCATCGACATCGGAGGGGTCGCTCAG CGTTTcgatgggggggggggcgcccTCTGTTGGCGCACAAACTCAGGGGCGAGCGCGTGGAGGATCTCGAGAGCGACCGCAGAGCGACAGTTTTgcggacgcgcagaagacaaGTCAGGGGTCAGTgcccagcagcgcctctcgctgcgatGTGAAACATGAAGCGGAGCTCCACGCTTGCTCCAAGCCAGCACACGGGGCGACATCACGCGAGGCAGCTACGCAGCACGTCCACATGAGTCCAGTGGAAGTTGACGACGTGTCGTCGCTGATTGACGACTTGGAAACGCTGGAGGACCccgacgctgcggcggcgcccagcgTCCATGCTTCGCAAGGCTCACCGTGCGCAGAAAGCGCAAACACTTCGCATGCGCAGTCCGGGGCTTCGGGGCTCCCGACATTCGCGCTCAGTCCGAGcaacggaggaggaggctgtTCAGAGTCCGCAGACATGAACGGGCGGTCGATCGTTTTTAGAGAGGGGTCAGCTCCCCGCGtagagagagccgcgggggACGGCGGCTTGCCCGTCTCTAGCGTGGGCATGCGTACCGATGGCAACGAACTTGAGGCAGCGCTTCAACAAGCGGCGATGCAGTCGCCTACGCGCCGGCGCAACGGCGAGTGTGAAGCAGCACGCCGTCAGCTGGGTGCTGTTGAGGCGTCTCCTGGCTTTCTAGGAAGCCaggagacgcacgcggctggcgcggtAGCTGCAGGGAGGGGGCAAGCGGCGAGTTGCAGCGAAAGTGGTGCCGCTatcgaggccgccgcaaaTGACCCTCTCGTCGAGTTGCTGGATATTCTTCTGGACGATCCCGAGACAGGGTCGCTGTAA
- a CDS encoding hypothetical protein (encoded by transcript BESB_024260) produces MAESAAETLESSTAELLLSGRKNLLAAQSEGACSERGSSQTTEASSVETSNHEELLSVHDATCPMEAARISAFSHEEQLDSRSGRAASGESQLQGGLPLDRLVALSSSVCDFRENSSNQTFVAPECGSSAPCEPAPRGPAAGSSSSSTATQGRARRDSDPAVSVEGSAEPARAKECGTSVSGAEEPHMPDYTLSGEPIALRKTLHRPRDNWLKGETLGLYMPATGASSPTPSVEAKPSPRASGEAWNGHACATREVPDGEIHSSHEFQEGELLALSPEVLAKHILSLRAHLTDCQKQLVEANVKLVKSELNVKELEQRVQKKLHPEETDASPAKAADAATEEDELAAMQEEVDQLKAQLRIANSTADYLQKALRDRSNREMELKNHIAALTAVNKDMQQQACALTRMQASLTKDKQRAPQDEARSRRSSLATTRLSRLPEDDSLCALPLRRQSWGSSAGASAPDRKVQFDVCPVLGAVHYVPVRTCPVDVALAAFVNQRINKILFTRVRPGLYLYGRMPVRVQLGTDPDTHTKRLEIVARGRRYSISNFINMFEDAEFAILDLAHKKAGGLLPLELSSLPGSLESQPRAYTSAGPGGSATARFGSSLPLAASSHTEQQGRRWLGATSDVSGDTSYRALSRQSPGPRPEEAHEPLPGPQRPLSRSRPGVAVPRLRLQAVAMTAGEVGRASGGAFGLDAKGLQRQVSRYPLSPMRDGSGSSRRRLSVNAQVGCGEETAVPAPRRIASRKPRAAASLSEDAAGGGGCPPGEGRGASRRLKSASTSVGQHGGRAMREADAGLKRSSLSVLEGTGHQGKKTLTAGAAAKKGGASQASMSAVHGDRGAEATETRGKSKSRRLAGGAKLTATSSLKGASADQERALLGSAVTRTGPGGGHQRMPGELARCAKSNSRKAPSATKAGVNAARKTATTQLKTFVPSPQGCRVAGSPVGASVKSCAVQATLATGPSMQRSPIPPTPSRSLVSSQPDSELASPSSSLPADSSQLNVKSAVSSASWQEDAVCPQTSLLYASPASHSDAAAVRRSSSLSRGGVPVVGLPASPTIPAASVTRAAYSKFPPSSPVREKLAHAEKSSKLGSLVVSRCSPHLAARAFQDSVDAPSHTHVGHDPTQQTVRLMQRGLWPIPVSATMSSSSLSPQ; encoded by the exons ATGGCGGAATCAGCTGCCGAGACTCTAGAGTCTTCAACTGCGGAACTCCTCCTCAGCGGACGCAAAaacctcctcgccgctcagTCGGAAGGCGCGTGCTCCGAGAGGGGCTCTTCACAAACcacagaggcgagcagcgTAGAAACAAGTAACCATGAAGAGCTCCTTAGCGTCCACGACGCTACCTGCCCgatggaggccgcgcggatATCGGCATTTTCTCACGAGGAGCAGCtcgacagccgcagcggcagagccGCGTCTGGCGAATCCCAACTTCAGGGCGGCCTACCTCTGGATCGTCTTGTGGCGCTCTCATCTTCCGTCTGCGATTTCCGAGAAAATAGCTCAAACCAGACATTTGTCGCCCCCGAGTGTGGATCCTCCGCGCCTTGTGAACCAGCTCCCCGGGGGCCTGCGGCCGGCTCCAGTTCATCGTCAACCGCGACTCAAGGGCgggcacgcagagacagcgatCCTGCAGTCTCCGTGGAGGGTTCCGCCGAGCCCGCTAGAGCCAAAGAATGTGGTACGTCGGTCTCGGGTGCGGAAGAGCCGCACATGCCTGACTATACGCTCAGTGGAGAGCCGATCGCCCTTCGCAAGACGCTCCACAGACCGCGAGACAACTGGCTAAAAGGGGAAACTCTCGGCCTCTACATGCCCGCCAcaggcgcctcctcaccGACTCCGAGCGTCGAGGCCAAACCGTCACCACGAGCCTCGGGAGAGGCCTGGAACGGCCATGCATGTGCGACCCGCGAGGTCCCCGACGGCGAGATTCACAGTTCTCACGAATTCCAGGAGGGTGAACTCCTCGCTCTATCGCCTGAGGTCCTCGCAAAGCACATCCTATCCCTCCGCGCGCATCTAACAGACTGCCAGAAGCAA CTTGTTGAGGCGAATGTGAAGCTCGTGAAGTCCGAGCTGAATGTGAAGGAGCTCGAGCAGCGCGTTCAAAAGAAGCTCCATCCAGAGGAAACTGACGCGTCTCCAGCGAAGGCGGCCGACGCTGccacagaggaagacgaatTGGCGGCGATGCAGGAGGAGGTCGATCAGCTGAAGGCCCAGCTACGCATTGCCAACAGCACCGCTGAT TATCTTCAGAAGGCTCTACGGGACCGCAGCAACCGCGAGATGGAGCTGAAGAATCATATTGCTGCTCTGACGGCAGTGAACAAAGATATGCAGCAGCAG GCATGCGCGCTGACACGGATGCAGGCCTCGCTGACCAAAGACAAGCAGCGCGCTCCACAGGACGAGGCCCGGTCGCGACGCTCGAGCCTTGCCACCACGCGGCTCTCCCGGCTGCCAGAGGATGACAGTCTCTGTGCCCTGCCGCTCCGCAGGCAGAGTTGGGGTagctctgcaggcgcgtcggcgcctgaCAGAAAAGTTCAGTTCGACGTCTGCCCGGTTCTCGGCGCGGTTCACTACGTCCCCGTGCGAACGTGCCCCGTGGACGTCGCGCTGGCTGCGTTCGTGAACCAAAG GATCAACAAGATTCTCTTCACCCGTGTCAGGCCTGGCCTCTACCTCTACGGGCGCATGCCAGTGCGCGTTCAGCTCGGCACCGATCCTGATACGCATACGAAGCGCCTGGAGATCGTGGCTCGCGGCCGACGATACAGCATTTCAAACTTTATCAACATGTTCGAG GACGCAGAGTTCGCGATTCTGGATCTGGCGCATAAGAAAGCTGGAGGCTTGCTGCCGCTGGAGCTGTCCAGTTTGCCCGGGTCGCTGGAGTCCCAACCGCGCGCCTACACTTCAGCAGGCCCCGGCGGCTCCGCCACGGCGCGTTTCGGGTCGAGTCTGCCGCTCGCAGCGTCTTCACACACCGAGCAGCAGGGGCGTCGCTGGCTTGGAGCTACTTCCGACGTGTCGGGAGATACCAGCTACCGTGCCCTAAGCCGGCAGTCCCCAGGGCCTCGCCCGGAAGAGGCGCACGAGCCGCTGCCCGGGCCCCAGCGGCCCTTGAGTCGGTCGCGCCCCGGCGTGGCggttccgcggctgcgcctccaggctGTCGCCATGACTGCGGGGGAGGTAGGGCGCGCCTCTGGAGGGGCCTTTGGCCTAGACGCGAAAGGCCTCCAGCGGCAGGTGTCGCGGTATCCCCTGTCGCCCATGCGAGACGGTTCAGGGTCGTCGCGCAGGAGACTCAGTGTGAACGCCCAAGTGGGCTGCGGTGAAGAGACCGCAGTTCCGGCGCCACGGCGAATCGCTTCTCGGAAaccgcgggcagcggcgagcctcagcgaggacgcggcgggagggggcggcTGCCCGCCGGGCGAGGGCCGAGGCGCATCTCGGCGGCTAAAGAGTGCATCGACCTCAGTCGGGCAGCACGGAGGGCGAGCAATGCGAGAGGCCGACGCAGGGCTGAAGCGCAGTTCGCTTTCTGTCTTGGAAGGAACCGGTCACCAAGGCAAAAAGACCCTGACTGCCGgtgcagcggcgaagaagggcgggGCGAGCCAAGCGTCGATGAGCGCGGTGCACGGGGACCGAGGTGCGGAAGCCACGGAGACTCGGGGCAAGTCCAAGTCACGACGGCTGGCAGGTGGAGCCAAACTGACTGCCACTTCGAGCCTGAAAGGCGCCAGTGCAGACCAGGAGCGCGCTTTACTAGGTTCAGCTGTCACGAGGACGGGCCCTGGAGGCGGCCACCAGCGGATGCCaggcgagctcgcgcggTGTGCTAAGAGTAACTCCCGTAAGGCTCCGTCCGCGACGAAAGCGGGGGTCAACGCTGCGCGGAAAACGGCTACTACGCAGTTGAAGACCTTTGTGCCGTCTCCACAGGGTTGTAGAGTTGCTGGGAGCCCTGTAGGAGCGAGTGTGAAGAGCTGCGCTGTCCAGGCCACACTTGCCACCGGGCCGTCGATGCAGAGATCACCTATTCCGCCGACGCCGTCTAGAAGCCTGGTGAGTTCGCAGCCTGACAGCGAGCTCGCAAGCCCCTCATCCTCGCTACCTGCCGACTCCTCCCAACTGAACGTGAAGAGCGCGGTGAGCAGCGCTTCGTGGCAGGAGGACGCTGTGTGCCCTCAGACGTCTCTGTTGTATGCCTCCCCTGCTAGCCATTCggacgcggctgctgtccgacgctcctcctcgctgtcccGTGGGGGCGTGCCCGTTGTGGGACTGCCTGCATCGCCGACGATTCCAGCGGCGTCCGTGACGAGGGCCGCGTACTCGAAGTTCCCGCCGTCGTCCCCAGTTCGCGAGAAGCTCGCACATGCGGAGAAAAGCAGCAAACTGGGCTCGCTGGTTGTCTCGAGGTGTTCGCCGCATCTCGCCGCTAGAGCTTTCCAGGACTCGGTAGATGCGCCCTCACACACGCACGTCGGGCACGATCCCACGCAGCAGACTGTCAGATTGATGCAACGGGGGCTGTGGCCTATCCCCGTAAGCGCGACTatgtcttcctcctcgctttcgCCGCAATAA
- a CDS encoding hypothetical protein (encoded by transcript BESB_024270) translates to MRREPSNALPSLKFLYGTISVETTPNALHGTQLTGEQRTVFRPVVDEETRTSFTVNKCESIEYDDMSFASRRWGDGPSVQLQPLHIEERHHSRDIRPQSSSSSVARTILTFSVLLRI, encoded by the coding sequence ATGAGGCGAGAGCCCTCCAATGCCCTCCCGTCGCTCAAGTTCCTATACGGTACTATTTCAGTCGAGACAACGCCCAACGCATTGCACGGGACGCAGTTGACCGGAGAGCAAAGAACGGTCTTTCGCCCTGTCGTGGACGAAGAGACCAGAACAAGTTTCACCGTCAACAAGTGCGAAAGCATCGAGTACGACGATATGTCATTCGCCAGCCGACGATGGGGAGACGGCCCAAgcgtgcagctgcagcctctccACATTGAAGAACGGCATCACAGTCGCGACATCCGTCCCCAATCATCCTCTTCATCCGTGGCACGTACTATCCTCACCTTTTCTGTGCTACTCCGAATCTAG
- a CDS encoding hypothetical protein (encoded by transcript BESB_024280) — protein MTKQEIRGPAAKAKEDDDEPEPFCTGQCTAECLIVFFVYALVVFGCTLLTTFGMWSMTVTATVPAGVLFSFFLYIFGRKVSPQQLAYVALSTLALALPLSMALPVVRSAWTMAIRLLDFASFRPNKPWFVRPGYPLWSFVDTFVLEAMLQELVKAAVIYKVFTRKLVQRPGDFVAYSVVASSVVAVVDVGMQALKVASSLRSMPKFVMVSGNAGSGQAPHGLPDHQAGVLWSFTLYYAGFIIPMQMATGIILASMMACRELLHQKLSFIKVISWPILLHGTPIFASQILRHISHNEAFRVLHGADPASLSTQELSRLGAFTALLQFIVCIVMAMGISAAFTLSRFLYLKVARMLPPHSLPTSSAQEKAGFLFTWNDVFQRDDCSP, from the exons ATGACGAAGCAGGAAATACGTGGTCCGGCTGCGAAAGCcaaagaggacgacgacgagccgGAGCCGTTCTGTACAGGACAATGCACAGCCGAGTGCTTGATTGTTTTCTTTGTATACGCCTTAGTCGTTTTCGGCTGCACACTTTTAACCACATTTGGAATGTGGAGCATGACTGTTACAGCTACGGTGCCGGCGGGCGTACTCTTTTCATTTTTCCTCTAC ATCTTCGGACGGAAAGTATCTCCGCAGCAG CTGGCTTATGTGGCACTGTCGACGCTCGCGCTTGCACTTCCACTATCTATGGCTCTGCCGGTGGTGAGATCAGCATGGACGATGGCAATACGGTTGCTTGATTTCGCTTCATTTCGCCCAAATAAACCCTGGTTCGTCAGGCCGGGATACCCGCTATGGAGTTTCGTCGACACCTTCGTCCTGGAGGCGATGTTACAAGAGTTGGTCAAGGCCGCAGTGATCTATAAGGTGTTCACAAGAAAATTGGTGCAGCGGCCCGGAGATTTTGTCGCGTATAGCGTCGTCGCGTCAAGCGTGGTTGCAGTG GTCGACGTCGGAATGCAAGCTCTCAAGGTTGCTAGCTCTTTGAGGAGCATGCCGAAATTTGTCATGGTGTCGGGGAACGCTGGGAGCGGGCAGGCTCCACATGGGCTGCCGGATCACCAGGCTGGCGTGTTGTGGTCCTTTACGCTGTATTACGCCGGATTCATAATTCCTATGCAGATGGCCACCGGTATTATTCTTGCATCCATGATGGCGTGCAGAGAACTTCTTCATCAAAAGCTTTCATTCATTAAG GTCATCAGCTGGCCAATCCTGCTACACGGAACCCCAATCTTCGCGAGTCAGATTCTCAGAC ATATTTCTCACAACGAGGCATTTCGCGTCCTCCATGGCGCCGACCCAGCCAGCCTAAGTACCCAGGAGCTTTCACGGCTGGGAGCGTTCACTGCTCTCCTGCAGTTCATTGTCTGCATCGTCATGGCGATGGGCATTAGCGCTGCATTTACTCTTTCGAG GTTTCTTTATCTGAAAGTAGCGAGAATGCTGCCGCCCCACTCGCTTCCGACCTCGTCTGCCCAGGAAAAAGCAGGATTCCTGTTTACATGGAACGACGTGTTCCAGAGAGATGACTGTTCCCCATAA